One Aphidius gifuensis isolate YNYX2018 linkage group LG5, ASM1490517v1, whole genome shotgun sequence genomic region harbors:
- the LOC122856766 gene encoding phosphoenolpyruvate carboxykinase [GTP]-like: protein MPTIGWIIARQSSTICANRCTNNIHSKVTRQFSSISKKFNNKVKCSSGVLRISANYSIFSLRITDNTKKIYNMPYCSDNFYTQATCLMEKQTVKTVNSMDKINDKIYGVPIINKLTIPLAPKIRDYVEDCVRLCKPDAVYFCDGSDEENEIMLKLLEKNGTVEPLIKYKNCWLARTNPADVARVESKTFICTETMNETIPTPRNGIKGTLGNWISPSNMDKAINERFPGCMKGRTMYVIPFSMGPIGSPLSKIGIEITDSAYVVCSMRIMTRMGSRILDILGNNDFVKCLHSVGAPDNNTNIEIKSSWPCDPERTIILHKPSKNEIVSYGSGYGGNSLLGKKCFALRIGSTIAKKEGWLAEHMLILGITNPKGKKRYIAAAFPSACGKTNLAMMKPSLPGYKIECVGDDIAWMKFDKNGLLRAINPENGFFGVAPGTSSSTNSNAMNTIFKNTIFTNVAKTSDGGVFWEGMENDIDKNLDIIDWHGKPWKYSDKKPAAHPNSRFCTPANQCPIIDDNWESPDGVPIDAILFGGRRPEGVPLVYQARNWQHGVFIGATMRSEATAAAEHKSKVVMNDPFAMRPFFGYNFGHYLQHWLNMSKVENAKLPKIFHVNWFRKSQDNKFLWPGFGENSRVLDWIIRRIDNEDIAVDSAIGLLPKKGSIKLDGLVESDIDLNELFRLPGDFWKKEANDLTNYLDEQVGNDLPKEIIHELNVLKKNVEKLS from the exons ATGCCAACAATTGGATGGATCATTGCCAGACAATCATCGACTATCTGTGCTAACAGGTGtactaataatattcattcaaAAGTTACCAGacaattttcaagtatttctaaaaaatttaacaacaaagtCAAATGTTCTTCTGGAGTATTAAGAATATCAgctaattattcaattttttcattacgtATTACtgataatactaaaaaaatttacaatatgcCTTATTgttctgataatttttatacaca agcAACATGCTTGATGGAAAAACAAACAGTAAAAACAGTAAATTCAatggataaaataaatgacaaaatatatGGAGtaccaattataaataaattaacaataccaCTTGCACCAAAAATACGTGATTATGTTGAAGATTGTGTACGTCTTTGTAAGCCAGATgctgtttatttttgtgatggtagtgatgaagaaaatgaaataatgttaaaattattagaaaaaaatggtaCAGTTGAaccattgataaaatataaaaattgttggttGGCAAGAACAAATCCAGCTGATGTTGCAAGAGTTGAAAgtaaaacatttatttgtaCTGAAACAATGAATGAAACAATACCAACACCACGTAATGGTATTAAAGGTACACTTGGTAATTGGATTAGTCCAAGTAACATGGACAAAGCAATTAATGAAAGATTTCCTGGTTGTATGAaag gTCGAACAATGTATGTAATACCATTTAGTATGGGTCCAATTGGTTCACCATTATCCAAAATTGGTATTGAAATAACTGACTCAGCATATGTTGTTTGTTCAATGAGAATTATGACACGTATGGGTTCACGTATACTTGATATACTTGGAAATAATGATTTTGTAAAATGTTTACACTCAGTTGGTGCACcagataataatacaaatattgaaattaaatcatcatgGCCATGTGATCCAGAACGTACAATAATACTTCATAAACCATCTAAAAATGAAATAGTATCATATGGAAGTGGCTATGGTGGTAATTCAttacttggaaaaaaatgttttgcaCTTAGAATTGGATCGACAATTGCTAAAAAAGAAGGATGGCTTGCTGAACACATGTTG aTACTTGGAATAACAAATCCAAAAGGAAAAAAACGTTATATTGCAGCAGCATTTCCAAGTGCATGtggaaaaacaaatttagctATGATGAAACCAAGTTTACCTggttataaaattgaatgtgTTGGTGATGATATTGCATGGatgaaatttgataaaaatggtTTATTACGTGCAATTAATCCGGAGAATGGATTTTTTGGTGTTGCACCTGGTACATCAAGCTCAACCAACTCAAATGCAAtgaatacaatatttaaaaatacaatatttacaaatgttGCTAAAACAAGTGATGGTGGTGTATTTTGGGAAGGAATGgaaaatgatattgataaaaatcttgatattattgattggCATGGTAAACCATGGAAGTATAGTGATAAAAAACCAGCAGCACATCCAAATTCAAGATTTTGTACACCAGCAAATCAATGtccaattattgatgataattggGAAAGTCCAGATGGTGTACCAATTGATGCAATATTATTTGGTGGTCGTAGACCAGAGGGTGTACCACTTGTTTATCAAGCTAGAAATTGGCAACATGGTGTATTTATTGGTGCAACAATGAGATCTGAAGCAACTGCTGCTGCTGAACACAAG tcaaaAGTTGTGATGAATGATCCATTTGCAATGCGTCCATTTTTCGGTTATAATTTTGGACATTATCTTCAACACTGGTTAAATATGTCAAAAGTTGAAAATgcaaaattaccaaaaatatttcacGTCAATTGGTTTAGAAAAAgtcaagataataaatttttatggccTGGTTTTGGTGAAAATTCAAGAGTACTTGATTGGATTATCAGAAGAATTGATAATGAAGATATTGCTGTTGATTCGGCAATTGGTTTACTACCAAAAAAAGGATCAATTAAACTTGATGGACTTGTTGAGAGTGATATTGAtctcaatgaattatttcgaTTACCTGgtgatttttggaaaaaaGAAGCTAATGATCTTACAAATTATCTTGATGAACAAGTTGGAAATGATTTACCCAAAGAAATTATTCATGAACTAAATGTACTCaagaaaaatgttgaaaaattatcctaa